Proteins encoded by one window of Bacteroidota bacterium:
- a CDS encoding OmpA family protein gives MKKILWVALIASMASCVPLRKHQDLQKAYDDAAEKNKNCNTQLETATTENKVLKEENYAQQKHIGRLVIDSTENATRLQRTREDLEQLKNSYETLQKNTEKENQKLDRELKDLETKLNKKEVELNKKEQDLADKEKSITELQQNLKQKETKVNELQSILNTKDSAVNALKNSLTKALLGYKDQGLTVTVKNGKVYVSMDEKLLFASGSIVVDKKGKEALLEFAKAINSQPDVGIMIEGHTDNVPMKTAQIKDNWDLSVLRATSIVRILAEDGKIDPARIIASGRGEFSPIAENKSAEARAKNRRTEIILTPKLDELFQILGN, from the coding sequence ATGAAAAAAATACTTTGGGTGGCTCTAATAGCATCAATGGCATCGTGTGTGCCGCTGCGCAAACATCAAGATTTGCAAAAGGCATACGATGACGCTGCCGAAAAAAACAAGAACTGTAACACCCAGTTAGAAACCGCCACAACTGAGAATAAGGTGTTGAAAGAAGAAAACTATGCACAGCAAAAGCATATTGGCAGATTGGTAATTGATTCTACCGAAAATGCTACCCGTTTACAACGTACCCGCGAGGATTTAGAACAACTAAAAAACTCGTACGAAACCCTGCAAAAAAATACCGAAAAAGAAAACCAAAAATTGGACAGGGAATTGAAAGACCTTGAGACAAAACTGAACAAAAAAGAGGTAGAATTGAACAAAAAAGAGCAGGATTTAGCAGATAAAGAGAAATCAATTACAGAGTTACAACAAAACCTAAAACAGAAAGAAACGAAGGTTAATGAACTACAATCGATACTAAACACAAAAGACTCTGCTGTAAATGCACTTAAAAATAGTTTAACAAAAGCCTTGCTTGGCTATAAAGACCAAGGGCTTACCGTTACCGTTAAAAACGGAAAAGTGTACGTATCAATGGATGAAAAGCTACTGTTTGCCAGCGGTAGCATTGTGGTTGACAAAAAGGGTAAAGAAGCTCTGCTTGAATTTGCCAAAGCCATCAACAGCCAACCCGATGTAGGCATAATGATTGAAGGCCATACGGACAATGTACCTATGAAAACAGCCCAGATAAAAGACAATTGGGATTTAAGTGTGCTTCGCGCCACCTCAATAGTACGAATTTTGGCTGAAGACGGTAAAATTGACCCTGCCCGTATTATTGCTTCAGGCCGTGGTGAGTTTTCTCCCATTGCTGAAAACAAGAGTGCTGAAGCCCGCGCAAAAAACCGCCGTACAGAGATTATCCTAACTCCTAAGTTGGATGAGCTTTTCCAAATCTTAGGCAACTAA
- a CDS encoding response regulator: MENEKIKILYVDDEVGNLVGFKSTFRQLYDIKTAVSAKEGMEILDANPGIEIIITDQRMPEMTGVEFLTAIKDKHTEPIRILLTGYTDFSALVEAINKGQIYRYLQKPWNEDEIKVVVNQAYEIFDLRRKNRELMKSLERANEQLEFLLRQKLIS; the protein is encoded by the coding sequence ATGGAAAACGAGAAGATTAAGATACTTTATGTAGATGATGAGGTTGGAAATTTAGTGGGTTTTAAATCTACTTTCCGTCAGTTGTATGATATTAAAACAGCAGTATCTGCAAAGGAGGGCATGGAAATTCTGGATGCCAACCCGGGTATTGAAATTATTATTACCGACCAACGGATGCCTGAAATGACGGGTGTTGAATTTTTAACAGCAATTAAGGATAAACACACTGAACCTATCCGTATTTTATTAACCGGTTATACTGATTTTTCGGCACTTGTAGAAGCTATTAATAAAGGTCAGATTTATCGTTATTTACAAAAACCATGGAACGAGGACGAAATTAAAGTAGTGGTGAACCAAGCCTACGAAATCTTCGACCTTCGTCGCAAGAACCGCGAGCTAATGAAGAGTTTAGAGAGGGCTAACGAGCAGCTTGAATTTTTACTACGTCAAAAACTTATCTCATAA